From the genome of Neomonachus schauinslandi chromosome 5, ASM220157v2, whole genome shotgun sequence, one region includes:
- the ETFBKMT gene encoding electron transfer flavoprotein beta subunit lysine methyltransferase: protein MASSLGWRACAPFPMNHCGVFLKAVRSNGLSLFPWGHYPWRGTGSFLDPEMKAFLEENTEVSSSGSLTPEIQLRLLTPRCKFWWQKADLWPYSEPYWAIYWPGGQALSRYLLDNPDVVRGKSVLDLGSGCGATAIAAKMSGASRILANDIDPIAGMAITLNCELNQLDPFPILTKNILDLEQDKWDLVVLGDMFYDEDLADSLHQWLKNCFWTHRTRVLIGDPGRPQFSGHSIQHQLHKVVEYSLPEPTRKENNGLTTSTVWDFQP from the exons ATGGCTTCGAGCCTAGGTTGGAGAGCATGTGCGCCATTTCCCATGAACCACTGTGGTGTCTTTCTGAAAGCTGTGAGAAGCAATGGTCTTTCCTTGTTTCCCTGGGGCCATTACCCCTGGAGAGGAACTGGAAGCTTTTTGGACCCTGAGATGAAAGCTTTCCTGGAGGAGAACACTGAAGTCAGCAGCAGTGGCAGCCTCACCCCTGAAATCCAGTTGCGGCTTCTGACGCCCAGATGCAAGTTCTGGTGGCAAAAAGCTGACCTGTGGCCCTATAGCGAACCTTACTGGGCAATCTACTGGCCAGGAGGCCAGGCCCTGTCTAG GTATCTTTTGGATAATCCTGATGTTGTTAGAGGAAAGTCTGTGTTAGATCTTGGGAGTGGATGTGGAGCTACGGCTATAGCTGCCAAGATGAGCGGGGCATCGAGGATCTTGGCCAACGACATAGACCCTA TTGCAGGAATGGCTATCACACTGAATTGTGAGTTGAACCAACTGGatccttttcccattttaaccaaaaatattttggatttggaACAAGATAAGTGGGACCTTGTTGTGCTTGGAGATATGTTTTATGATGAAGACCTTGCAGACAGTCTTCATCAATGGCTGAAGAATTGCTTTTGGACCCATAGAACTCGAGTCCTGATTGGTGACCCTGGACGACCCCAGTTCAGTGGACATAGCATTCAACATCAACTGCACAAAGTGGTAGAATATTCACTTCCAGAGCCTACTAGGAAGGAAAACAATGGATTGACAACAAGCACAGTATGGGATTTTCAGCCTTGA